The DNA sequence CGATTATCTCGATCCGGGATATACCCATTCGGCTCGGCTATAATCGCTTTATAAAAAGAACCTTCGACTTTCTCTTTGCTCTTGGCTTTATCCTTGTATTCTCTCCTTTTTATATTCTCATTGCTTTATCCATCAAGTTGAGCTCCAGGGGACCTATTTTTATAAAACAGGAAAGAGTAGGACTGGATAACGAAAGCTTTATGATGCTAAAATTTCGTTCCATGTATGTGCAGGAAAAAAAACAGTCAGACACCCAGTGGACGGTTAAAGACGATCCGAGAGTTACCGGTGTAGGCAAGATTCTTCGAAAGCTTTCTCTCGATGAAACTCCCCAATTTTTCAATGTTCTCATGGGTAGTATGTCAATTGTCGGTCCAAGACCCGAGCGACCTTTTTTTGTAGAACAATTCCGGGAAAAACACCACCACTATATGAGACGACACGCAGTAAAAGCAGGAATTACGGGTTGGGCCCAGGTCAACGGTCTTCGGGGGGATACTTCTATAGATGAAAGAATTAAAGCAGACATTTACTATATAGAAAACTGGTCCTTGCTCTTTGATATAAAGATAATTTTAATGACCCCAATAAAAGGAGTATTAGACAAAAATGCCTATTGAATTTTTATAGTACCAGTTTTTAGGAATCAAAGAAACGGTATGGATAAACAGCATTTTATAGAAATCGCAGCCCTGTCTAAACTCAAGTTTAAAGAAGAGGAAATAGAACCCATTTTACAGGACTTCAACAAGATCGTGTCCTACGTAGATCAAATAAAAGAACTCGATACCTCGTCTATCAACGAAGAGGAAATCTATTTCAATCACGAAAATGCCATCCGGATAGATAAAAAAGGAGAACTCTTAAATCTCTCCGAAATAGAAAAGCTAGCTCCGGAATATGAAGATGGTCACATTGTCATTCCAAGGGTAATCGAAACATGATCCATAAAACGTATTCAGCAATAAAAAAAGCACTACAGGATAATACACTCAGTTCTTTTGAACTCTGCAAGGCCTATATAGACAGAATCGAAAGTCTTGATCCGAAAATAGGAGCCTTTATAAGTCTCGATAAAGCTTCCATTCTCGAAGCTGCCTTAGAGTCAGATGAAAGAAGAAAGAATGGAAAAGCTCTTTCTGTATTTGATGGAATCCCGGTAGGCATTAAAGACAATATCTGCATAAAAAATGTAAGGACAAGTTGCTCCTCTAAAATTTTAGAAAACTTTGTTTCTCCTTATAACGCTACTGTAATCGAAAAGCTGAAAAATAAAGGCTTCATCTTATTTTCTAACCTGAACATGGATGAATTTGCCATGGGTTCTTCCACGGAAAATTCAGCCTTTCGTTTAACTAAGAATCCTTTTGACACAGAACGCATTCCCGGTGGTTCGAGTGGAGGTTCTGCTGCTGCCATAGCTTCTTCTATGCTTCCTGTAGCCCTCGGTTCCGACACAGGAGGTTCGATTCGTCAGCCTGCCTCTCTCTGCGGTATCTGGGGTCTTAAACCAAGTTATGGTCGAGTTTCCCGTTACGGTCTGGTTGCCTATGCTTCGAGTCTGGATCAAATTGGCCCTCTTTCCAATGACCCGGAAGGCATCATTGATTTACTCTCTGTCATTACCGGTCATGATCCGAAAGACTCCACTTCTCACCGCCTGCCGGATTTTTCTTCTTCTGAATTAGAAGAAATAGATCTGAGTAGAGTAAAAATTGGTATCATGAAAGATGAAGGAGAAGACTGGGAAAAGGGTGTAAAAAACAACTTTCACAAAGCCTTAGAACTCCTGAAAGAGAAAGGTGCGAGTATTCAGGAATTTGATTTTTCTATTTTCAAATATTCGATTCCTATTTATTATATTATTGCTACAGCCGAATGTTCCTCCAATCTATCACGATTTGATGGAATACGCTACGGAAAAAGAGTAAATACGGGTGGTAGATTAGAAGACCTTTATACTGAATCCAGAACGGAAGGTTTCGGTCCGGAGGTAAAACGTAGAATTCTACTCGGAACCTTTTCTCTCTCATCGGGCTACTATGACGCATACTACGGACAGGCACAGAAAGCCAGAATACTCTTAAAGAAGAAATACGAAGAATTCTTTTCTTCGGTTGATTTCATTCTACAACCTACTTCTCCTACTACAGCTTTTAAAATAGGAGAAAAAACCCAGGATCCCATACAGATGTATAAGGCAGATATTCTGACAACCAGTGTAAATTTAGCAGGACTCCCTGCCATTTCCATTCCCTGCGGTTTGGATGAAAAAAAACTTCCGGTTGGCTTACAGGTTACAGCTCCTATGTACAAAGAAGGAAAACTTCTTTCTTTTATAAAGAAACTTTCCGATTGGGAAGAACTAAAAATTCAGTTACCGGGTGAAATTCAATGAGTCTTACCAAAAGAGTGATTCCCTGTCTCGATGTAAAAGATGGCCGTGTAGTTAAAGGAATTAACTTCATTAATCTCGTTGATGCGGGAGATCCGGTGCAATGTGCTGAAATCTACGAACAAAACAAGGCCGATGAACTTTGCTTTTTAGACATCACCGCTTCGAGTGATAAAAGAGAGATTCTCATTCATCTTGTTGAAGATGTGGCTAACAAGATTTTTATTCCATTCACGGTTGGTGGAGGTATTCGTAACGCTGCCGACGTTCGTGCTGTTTTAACCCGCGGAGCAGATAAGGTATCTATTAACACCGCAGCTTTTGAAAATCCTTCTGTTTTAAAAGAAGCCAGCGAAGTATTTGGCTCTCAGTGCATTGTCTGTGCTATAGACGCCAGATTCAACAAAGAAAGAAACCGCTATGAAATTTATACACACGGGGGAAGAACCGAAACCGGTAGAGAGGCTTTAGACTGGGCCCAGGAAGCCGAAGCCATGGGTGCCGGTGAAATTCTCTTAACTTCTATGGACAAGGATGGCACTAAAGATGGATTTGATATTCCCTTAACAAAGCTTATCTCATCCCATGTAGAAATTCCGGTCATAGCCAGCGGTGGTGCCGGTGAGGCGGAACACCTTGTCGAAGCTATTCACAGGGGTGGTGCCGATGCAGTTCTGGCTGCCTCCATTTTTCATTTTAAAGAAACTTCCATTCTCGAAATCAAGCAGGCTATGCGGGATATGGGAGTCAAAGTTCGTTTATAAGCATTTTCGTATATTCTTATGACTCATATTGGCTTTTTAGACCTGCTTGTTATCCTCCTTTTTTTAGGTATCAGTTTTCTTGTATCCTATCTACTCACTCGTAAATCGAGTAACACAAGTCTTGAAAATTACTTTCGCTCCGGTGGTAAGCTTTCCTGGTTCATAGCAGGTACCGGGATGGTGGCTACAACCTTTGCAGCCGACACACCCCTGGCCGTTACCGAACTCATTGCCGAAAGCGGAATTTCCGGAAACTGGGTATGGTGGTATGGCTCTATAGGTTCGATTATTACGGTTTATTTTTTTGCCCCGCTCTGGAAACGTTCCGGTGTCAGCACAGATTTAGAACTTGTAGCTTTACGTTATAGTGGTAAGGGTTCTATTGTACTACGTATATTCAAATCCGTTTATCTTGGTTTTTTCATGAACATCCTGATTATGGCCTGGGTGAATTTAGCTATGTTAAAAATAGCAGAAGTTTTACTTCCCGGAATTTCTCCTGCTCTTATTGTGAGTCTTCTCTTTTTATTTGCCTTTTTTTATACTTCTCTCATGGGGCTTTCCGGAATCTCCTACGCCGATGCCTTTCAATTTTTTTTCGCTATGGCCGGATGTATTCTCCTGGCTTTTTTAAGCCTTTCTTATCCTGAAATCGGAGGTATGGAGAATCTAAAAGCAAAGCTTCCGAAAGCCTTTTTGGAATTTACACCGAATTTTGATTCAAATGGAAAGGGAATGGACTTTTCCTTTTTCCTTGTGTTAATTACAGTTACCTGGTGGGCCAGTTGGTATCCGGGACAGGAACCGGGTGGAGGAGGCTATATCGCCCAGAGAATATTAGCTTCTAAAGATATGCGTTCTTCGAGTCTGTCTGTTCTCTGGTTTACCATTGCCCATTATTTCATCCGTCCCTGGCCCTGGATTATCGTAGCCCTCGTTGCTTATATTCTTTTTCCAGAACTTTCGACTAAAGATAAAGGTAAAGGGTATATTTTAAGTTTAACTTATAAACCGATTCCCGGCCTCACAGGCTTTTTTATTGCAACCTTTATGGCAGCTTATCTTTCTACGATTGCTACCCACTTAAACTGGGGAACTTCCTACTTGATAAACGACCTTTATAAACCTTATATCTCTAAAAAGAAAACCGACTCTCATTACATACGCACCGCCTATCTGATACAGCTTATTATGATGCTTGTATCTCTCATCATTACTTTTTATTTCATAGACACCATATCCGGCGTGTGGAAATTTTTATTGGCTGGCTCTGCAGGTCTCGGTTTTGTTTTAATTGCCCGCTGGTTTTCGGCAAGGCTTAATTCGTATTCGGAACTCTCGGCTTTTCTTTTTCCCCTACTTTATTATTTTATCTCCCATTCAATCTTTGAATGGAAAGACAATTCAGCAAGGGGAATGCTATTTACTGTAAGTTGTAGCATTTTTTCTATACTTGTAGTTACATATTTAACTCCCAAAACCGATTTTACAACCCTCAAATCGTTCTACAAAAAAGTCAGACCTCCCGGTATTTTTTGGAAACGCTGGGCCATTCAAAACGCCATCCCCTTAGAAATTCCCTGTTATAACCCTTACAGGAGTTTCTTACTTTCTGTCTCAGGAATCGGAATGGTCTTCGGAGGACTCTTCGGAATTGGATATGTAATCTTTCAGGAATATTCAAAGGCTCTCATTTACCTGGGATTACTGTTTGCTTCAGGTCTTTTTACCTATATCTTCTTTCCTAAATATAAAGAATAAAAAACATACATTCAGCAGGAAAAGATATTGAATCTAAACCCCGACCTTGCGGAAAAGTTTCTCTAAGAAACTTGTCTCAAGTTTGGTGATACTAGCATCTCTTTTACTCTCCTGCTTTCAGAAGTTTTAGCTTTATTCAAGCAATAGTTTTTTTCCTGTTTGTTCTTTCCACTCAAAGGCTCTTTCTGAAATATAGTAACCCTCATAATCATTTAACTTAGTATTATTCTTAAAAGTTTTACGAAACCATTTGAACAAATCTTCTGCCGCCGAAATAAAACTTTCCGCTTTCATTTTCTCTTTCATTTCAATTTTATCTAAATAATCTTTGACAAAATATAATCTTCCCGGTCGGAGAACATCAGGTTCCATTTGAGGGTAAAGAAACTCTATTACAGGAGATTGAGAAATCTCCACAGAATAGTATTTTTGGGTCGATATATACTCTATAACTAAATTAGATTTGTCCTCTTCTCTAAAAATGAATTTTTGTCCTCTAATTTTAAAGCTATTTTCAAGGTTCCTTATTAAAAGGGAATCTAATAATACAATACTTTCAGTAGGTAGGGGATGACAGGTAAGTAAAAAGTTATGTTTAGTTAAATATTTTTCGATTTCAAGTACATCTTCCGGTGTTATAAAAAAATTAATCTGTTTACTTTTCATCTTTATTCTCTATTTCATTATAGGCATGAAAATTTGGTTTTATACCAGTAGCTTTTTCCAATTCATCAAGTATCACTCTTTCTCTTTTTACAGGTTGTCCATTTTTATTCTGCTTTCCAATTTGGTGAAGTTCTACCACTTTTTCTGTTTCATCAAGACCAGCAATATCAACAAAACGTCTTTTTATACCAAATAATCGAACCATCTTTTCAAAAATTACTGTGAAACCTTTCTGCTTAATTTCACCCGCTACTTCAATAACTTTTTCTCGATGCTTTGGTCCTCCCAATTTACCATAAGGATTAGGTGTTTTTTTATCCGTTTTCATCACTTTTATAATTTGAGGTATTAACTACAATAATGTCAAATGAAATACTCAAATAGAAACTAATCTTTGTTTTGGAGTTTTAGCTCTCAGCAGGAAAAGATATTGAATCTAAACCCCGACCCTGCGGAAAAGTTTCTCTAAGAAACTCGTCTCAAGTTTGGTGATACTAGCATCTCTTTTACTCTCCTGTTTCCTTTAGTTTCCATCATGGATTTTAGACTGTCAAGTTCAATTTTTTTGACTCCGGATAGCATGTAATGGGTATTTTTCTTAAACAGAAGAATAACCTTTGCAATCTAAAACCAATCTGAAGTTAATTTATCTAATTTCAGTCCATCGTATTCATTGGCCCTGCACTCAAGAATAAAACCCTTCACATCTTCCGCCCTTAAGGTTCTCTGTCCTCTCTCGATAAACTTTCTTATTTTATCGAAGAAAAATTCATTTACATGACTTCCGGGCTTTTCCAATAAACAATCCATCCTTACCAGGTTACAAACAGTGCGAATGTCGGAAGAAGTAAAACCTTTTGAATCTCTACCCAGTTCTTCGAAGAATAATTCATGCTGCGGAACCGGCTTTTTGTCATGGGTTATTAGTTCTTCATTTATCTTTACAATATAATAGGCAAACATTAAAGCCCGTTCTTCTTCATCAGGAGGAAAGACGGGAATCTTAATATCAAATCTTCCGGAACGTTTCAATGCCGGATCCAAAGAACTTAAGCGATTGGTAGCTGCAAGTACCAGTACATCTTTTTCATCGATATTGTTTAACTCAATCAAAAGTTGGTTTATGGTAGAACCCTGATCGGTATGAGCTCCTCCCTTATTCACCATATCTCGATTAAAACCGATACTATCTAATTCATCAATAAAAAGTAAGGAGGGACTTTTCGCCCTGGCCTGTGAAAATATTCGGCTGATGTTTTTCTGAGACTGTCCTATCCATACACTGATAATTTCAGCCGGATTTAAACCAAAGAAATGCCGGTTTATTTCGCTGGCAAAAGCACGAGCAATGTAGGTTTTACCGCATCCCGGCAGACCGTAAAGTAGAATTCCCCCTATTCCGAGTTTCATATTACTTTCCTGCAATTTTTTCAAATTGAGAAAAGCTTCTTTTTCTTCCTTCATCCCGATAACATCATCAAAATTTAATTCTGTAATATCACGCTTTTTCTCTTCTTCAAATCGTAACTGTATCGGAAGAACCGGTTTATAATTCTGAGAGACAACCTGCTTTAAATCTACCGGTACTATCGTTTGATTTTCATAGTCCGGTGTAAAAATGGTAATCGGAATATTCTTTTTAAAGACTTCCCTGATATGGTTTTCTAAAACTTCCTGTAACTTACTTAACTGGTAATAGTTTCTGGCCACTTCGAAACCCGGAAATAAAAGATATATCTCTTTTAGATTTTTCTTTAATACTGAAAAGTCTACCCAGGAACGGCTTTTATTTACAAGAGTATGTATAAAGTTTAGATATACATTCTTATCAAAATTCTTACCTTCCAAAGTTTCTATATCAACAACGATTTGATGTTTCGCATTTACATCAGGCATATTGGAATAATCTACATATTCATCCTGATTCTGGTAATGGGGAGAGTCATAAGAACTACAAAAAACATCTTTTTGAGAATATCCTAATTTTTCGCAGAGATACTTAATGGTAAAATACTTTAAATAAACATGTTCATCACTTTCTCCATCCCAGACCATAGATTTTATGTATTCTGTTTCCATTTTAAGCAAAGTCTGATATTCTAATCTTGCATGAGTTCTTCTCAGTTCGGTTACAAATTCAATAAGATTCAATTCTGTATCTATTTCATGTCCGGGTAAATCATAGATAAGTTTCAGGTGTTTGTAGACATTATTCCTTACTTCTTCTTCTATGTCAGATTCCTTTTCATACTTACAGTCCAATCGAAATACATTGGGTATTCTTCTGGCAATAGAAGATAAGGTTTTTTCCAGTATATCTTGCTTTTGCAGTTTTTGAATCTGTTTCTGAGAGGGGCAATGAAAGAGAATGAATATCTGGGTTTTTGAATGTTTATTAGATGTATGAGAAAGCCTTTGTAGATTCATTTCAAAATTATAAGAATCTAATAGTTCGGTACCTGTTTCTCCCAGAATTACATTTTGCATGATTGTTCTGGGAAAATGATAGATTTCTGAACTTGTCCAAATGTCCTTTCCTTCGTTTTTATTCCCTTCGTTTGTTGTATCCGTATTATCTCCCGTAAAGGATACATCCAGATAAGTAAGCTCATTTACAAACATATCATCTCCGGAGTATTGTCTTTTTTGGAGGAGCTCTATAGAGAAAATTTGTTCCATAGTCTCTGAAAAAAAATCTTCTTCTTTAGGAATTAAAAACAGGCCTACAGGTTGATAGGAATCGAGGGCCGCCTGAAACCTTTCATACTCAGCTTCGCTTGAAAAAGTAAATAAGTATTTAATAAAATCATCCGGAACTACAAAGATTTCTTCTTTTTGTTTGGAATCTTTTTCATTCTCCTGTTTCGTCGCAATCGACTGGAATTCTACATAAGAGTCCAGATCATCATTTATACTGAGACCGGGTTCTAAACGAATTTCTTCTTCTAAAAAAGTCTTATTGACTTGTTCAATAATCTTTTTATTTCTTCTCGGATTACCCAGCTTCCGAAAAATAAAAGAAACTTTACGCTTTACTTTCTTCTTGGCTGATTTCTCTATACTGTGTTTTACAGAAGATACTAACTCTTGTAACTTATCATCCGGACTTGATGGCATAAAACCCTCTTACTCTCTTTTCAAAATAAAAACTAAAGCTTATGATAATAACTTATTCCTTTTTTTGTCAACAGGAGTTTTAAAATAATAATTTCTTATGCTCTCTAATTTTAGATTGATATAAGAAAGCTATTTGGTTTGAATGGAGAAAGTGAAGGCATAGTCCTGTGCTGGAAAAAACAATAAATATTTATCTCAGCCTTTCTATTCTTTTTTTAGGTATTCTAATATTTCTAAATATTCGACCGGCTGACTCTTTCGTTAAAAAACCTGTAGCCAATAAAGGTATTTTAGATTTACGTTCCTATAACTTTGAAACAAATGGAAACCTTGGCATCGAAGGCGAATGGGAGTTTTATTGGAATGTTTTTTTAGAAAATCCGATACAACAAAACTCTTTTTTCCAATTACAAAAAACGGAAACCATTCACTATATACATGTACCTTCTGAATGGCAGAACTACTCTTTGAATGGAAAACTGTTAGAGACAGATGGTTATGCAATGTATAGATTGAAAGTTTTATTAAAATCTGGTGAACCACCACTTGGTTTTTCTATGACAGATATATGTATGGCATACAACTTATATATTAATAACAAATTACAGTATTCTGTAGGAAAAGTTGGAAAATCTATAGAAGAAACTATACCTCTTCTACAGTATAATACCTTTCCTCTTATCGGAATACAGGGAGAAGAGTTGGAAATTGTCTTTCTTATTTCCAACTATCATCATGCAAGAGCCGGAATGTGGAATAGACTTACTATCGGTCATCTTGATAAGATCTATGAATCTCAAAAGAAAACGATCACTTTGAAATCCATCACATTTGGAGTTCTTTTGATTATGGGTTTCTACCATATTATCCTTTATATCATGCGAAAAAAAGACATAAGCCCTTTTTTATTCGGTATTTTTTGTCTCTTGATAGCTTCCAGAATTGTTCTAATGGAAGAAAGATACATATTGAATATCTTTCCTACTTTATCATTTTTAGTCCTTTCAAGAATTGAATATTTAAGTTTCTATATAGCTGTACCTATCTTTTTATTTTACATCTATAATCTTTTTCCTGAAGAATTTTCCTGCTCCTATCTATTTTTCTCTTATCTTATTAGCTTATTAGCAATATTAAGTACCCTGTTTTTTCCATTAAAAATCTATGGTTCCTACATATTTTTCACGATGGAATTATTCTTATTAGCATCTATTATTTATTCTACTTTTGTCTATATCATAGCCCTGAAACGAAAAAGAGCCGGTTCTATTCTTGTATTTACCGGAACTATGATATTCTATTTAATATTAGTTAACGATCTGTTATATGGTGCCGGTTACATTCGTACGGTCCATCTGGCCCCTTATGGCTTTTTAATTTTTGTATTTTTTCAAGCGGTAATGCTTTCTATGAAATTTTCAAATGCTTTCCAAATATCAGAATCTCTAACAATAGAGTTAACCGATAAAAGTAGTTTATTAGAATTATCAAATAAACAGTTAATCGAACTAAAAGAACAATTAGAAGTAAAAGTGGAAGAAAGAACCAGGGACTTACAGGCGTCCTATCAGGAAAACTTTGAAAGCATAAAACAGGTTCATAATTTAGAAAAAGAGTTAGCCATAAAAACAGAAAGAGAAAATGTTTTTAGAGATATTCATGATTATATTGGCGGAGGTCTATCCGATTTATTTTTATTAAATCAAAAGTTAAAACTTTTTTCTGTTCCACAGGAAATTCAAACAGAATCTGAGCAATTAATACGCAGAATTAATGAAAGCATAAGAAGTAAGATGCACTACGTAGAAGACTTAGAACTTTTACGTAAAGACTTTTTAAGCGGTATACATACCTATTTACTTCGCAGATATTCTTCCATGAATAGGAAGTTACATTTTTCTATAGAAGAAGAAGCTGCGAATCCCATAAACGAAATCACTTCTTCTTTAAAAGACAATCTTTTTTTTATCATTATAGAAATAACAAATAATGATTTAAAATATGGAAAAAACACTGCCGATTGGAAGCTAAGATTAAACAGAAAAGAGATTATGATAAATTTACAATCACATAGCTTATTCCTATCCGGTGAAGGATTTGGTATGCATAATATTCAGAAACGTGTTGAAGTTGTCTCCGGAAAAATCATACAAAAGCAAATTCAGGAAAAATACCAAATAGAAATTTATGCTCCGCTTATTTTTACTGTATAAAATTTTATTCTCCAAATATCTATTCGCTTGACAAAACAAGAAAACATATATAATAATAGGGTAGAGGATATTGTATGTCTTATAATATTGGAGTCATAGAAGATAATCTTCCGTATCGGGAATTCCTGCATCAAGAACTTACACTTCAGAAAATTGAAATAAATCTTCGCTTTTGGAAATCAGCCGAAGAGTTTTTAAGTGAGAAGAGTCTTGCTTCCCTTGATATTTTACTTTTAGATATTAACCTTCCTCATATGAGTGGAATTGATCTATTAGAAGAATTACAAAAGCGTAAGATTGTAATCAAAGTCATCATTCTTAGTGTTATAGCCTCAGAAGAAACAATTTTTAAAGCATTAAAAGCGGGAGCCGTAGCTTATGCTTCAAAATTAGATAAAAAGAATATTATGGAAGTAATACAGATTGTTCTAAAAGAAGGTGCCTATATTTCACCAACTATCGCTTTTAAAATGATTCATTATTTACAGGAACCCTTGAAGAATTCAAGGGAAGATATTCAACTAACTCCGAAAGAGTTACAAATTCTAAAACTCATTACAAATGGAGAAACAGCAGGAGAAATCTCAGAAACCTTAGATGTTACCGAGGCCACGATTCGCTTTCATATTCGTAATATTTATAAGAAATTACAGGTTAAAAACCGGGTAGAACTTCTCAAAAAATCAGAACGAAAAGGTCTTATATAGTGCAAAAATTATATTCCTTACAATAAATTCCCTTCAAGAAGTTGGTAGATTTATTTCATGCTTCGTTTAAAAAGAAACTTTTTTTTGGATAAATCCTCATTACCTTTAAAAACTGATGACAGGCTTTATCATGATAGAAGTGTATACATTATATTATGATTAAAGAACTGGAACTAAGAGTTTTACCGGAAATTGCCGGAATCGAAGAAGAATTGAAAACTAGGATTTCCACTACCCTGAAAATTCCGAAAACTGAGTTTCATCACATAGAAGTCGTAAATCGATCTATAGATGCTCGACAGAGAACGGTTATGGTGAATCTCAAAGTTCGCGTATATATCGGTGAATCATTTGTTGAACAGCCGGTTTCTCTTCCAAATTACTCCAATGTAAAAAATGCCGAAGAAGTGATTGTCGTAGGTTCCGGTCCTGCGGGCTTATTTGCTTCTCTGCAACTTATTGAATTGGGTTTAAAACCGATTCTTTTGGAAAGAGGAAAGAGTGTTGAAAATAGAATATTCGATATTCGTGGAATTGTCTCGCACTCGATAGTAAATGAAGATTCTAATTATTGTTTTGGAGAGGGAGGAGCTGGAACCTATTCTGATGGAAAGTTATATACCCGTTCCAAAAAAAAAGGAAATGTTCGGCAGGTATTAGAACAATTAGTTGCTTTCGGTGCCAATAAAAATATTTTAGTTGAGGCGCATCCCCATATTGGAACCAATAAGCTATCAGGGATTATTCGAAACATTCGAGAAACTATTTTAGCAAATGGTGGAGAAGTTTTTTTTAATGCAAGAGTTTCTGATTTTATCTTAAACGGAGATCAAATCACCGGAGTAATTACTTCCGATGGCAGACGCTTCTCTTCTAAAAAAGTAATTCTGGCTACAGGACATTCAGCCAGAGATATTTTTGAATTATTATATTCTAAAGGGATTGAAATACAGCTAAAACCACTGGCAATGGGGGTACGTGTAGAACACCCTCAGTCTCTAATCGATTCCATTCAATACCATTGTGAAGTGCGTAGTCCCTACCTACCTGCCTCTTCCTACTCGATTGTAAGACAGGTGAATGGAAGAGGAGTTTATTCTTTTTGTATGTGCCCGGGAGGAGTAATTGCTCCCTGTGCCACCAGTCCGGGGGAAATTGTTACCAATGGTTGGTCTTCTTCTAAAAGAGCCAGACCCACAGCTAATTCGGGTATTGTTGTTGAATTACGACCGGAGGACTTCACATCTCTCAGTAAGTTCGGACCTTTAGCAGCAATGGAGTTTCAGAAGAGGATAGAAAAAAAAGCATGGATGGAAGCCGGACAAACACAAAAAGCTCCGGCACAAAGATTATTAGATTTTATTAATGGAACAGTTTCTCGTGAAATACCAAAAACTTCTTATAATCCGGGAACCAGTTCGGTAGACCTGGCTTCTGTTTTACCTCCACTTATACATAAAGCCTTGAGAGCAGGTTTTAAAGAGTTCGGTAAGGCAATGAAAGGATATCTTACAAATGAGGCTGTAGTTTTAGCACCGGAAACCAGAACCTCTTCCCCGGTTACAATTCCCCGAGATCCGGTAAGTCTTCAGCATATTCGCATTAAAGGCTTATTTCCTTCCGGAGAAGGAGCCGGTTACGCCGGTGGTATTATTTCTGCTGCAATGGATGGGATTCGTTGTGCACAGGCCTGCGTTAAAGCTTAGAGTAGCTTCTTATAGATTCGAGTACGCTGTAGGCTTTGAGAGATAAAAAGAATATTACCAACCAGGAATGGATCCAAATAACTGTTGGTAATATGATTTTAAATTTTCAATTTCAATAAATTCCATTCAACAAGTCAGTAGATTTATTTCATATCCCTTATATTTCACTGTATTTTGGCTTATCTTTTCTTCCCAGGTTTTATTAGGATCTCTATCAAAGATAACCAACCAACCACGTTTTTCTCCTAATCCATCCAAATAATTTGATAACTGTTCGAAGCCTTCCTGTATGGTATTTTTATTGTACAAAAGCTTGATTTCTATGGGATAGTTT is a window from the Leptospiraceae bacterium genome containing:
- a CDS encoding ATP-binding protein is translated as MPSSPDDKLQELVSSVKHSIEKSAKKKVKRKVSFIFRKLGNPRRNKKIIEQVNKTFLEEEIRLEPGLSINDDLDSYVEFQSIATKQENEKDSKQKEEIFVVPDDFIKYLFTFSSEAEYERFQAALDSYQPVGLFLIPKEEDFFSETMEQIFSIELLQKRQYSGDDMFVNELTYLDVSFTGDNTDTTNEGNKNEGKDIWTSSEIYHFPRTIMQNVILGETGTELLDSYNFEMNLQRLSHTSNKHSKTQIFILFHCPSQKQIQKLQKQDILEKTLSSIARRIPNVFRLDCKYEKESDIEEEVRNNVYKHLKLIYDLPGHEIDTELNLIEFVTELRRTHARLEYQTLLKMETEYIKSMVWDGESDEHVYLKYFTIKYLCEKLGYSQKDVFCSSYDSPHYQNQDEYVDYSNMPDVNAKHQIVVDIETLEGKNFDKNVYLNFIHTLVNKSRSWVDFSVLKKNLKEIYLLFPGFEVARNYYQLSKLQEVLENHIREVFKKNIPITIFTPDYENQTIVPVDLKQVVSQNYKPVLPIQLRFEEEKKRDITELNFDDVIGMKEEKEAFLNLKKLQESNMKLGIGGILLYGLPGCGKTYIARAFASEINRHFFGLNPAEIISVWIGQSQKNISRIFSQARAKSPSLLFIDELDSIGFNRDMVNKGGAHTDQGSTINQLLIELNNIDEKDVLVLAATNRLSSLDPALKRSGRFDIKIPVFPPDEEERALMFAYYIVKINEELITHDKKPVPQHELFFEELGRDSKGFTSSDIRTVCNLVRMDCLLEKPGSHVNEFFFDKIRKFIERGQRTLRAEDVKGFILECRANEYDGLKLDKLTSDWF
- a CDS encoding 7TM-DISM domain-containing protein — protein: MLEKTINIYLSLSILFLGILIFLNIRPADSFVKKPVANKGILDLRSYNFETNGNLGIEGEWEFYWNVFLENPIQQNSFFQLQKTETIHYIHVPSEWQNYSLNGKLLETDGYAMYRLKVLLKSGEPPLGFSMTDICMAYNLYINNKLQYSVGKVGKSIEETIPLLQYNTFPLIGIQGEELEIVFLISNYHHARAGMWNRLTIGHLDKIYESQKKTITLKSITFGVLLIMGFYHIILYIMRKKDISPFLFGIFCLLIASRIVLMEERYILNIFPTLSFLVLSRIEYLSFYIAVPIFLFYIYNLFPEEFSCSYLFFSYLISLLAILSTLFFPLKIYGSYIFFTMELFLLASIIYSTFVYIIALKRKRAGSILVFTGTMIFYLILVNDLLYGAGYIRTVHLAPYGFLIFVFFQAVMLSMKFSNAFQISESLTIELTDKSSLLELSNKQLIELKEQLEVKVEERTRDLQASYQENFESIKQVHNLEKELAIKTERENVFRDIHDYIGGGLSDLFLLNQKLKLFSVPQEIQTESEQLIRRINESIRSKMHYVEDLELLRKDFLSGIHTYLLRRYSSMNRKLHFSIEEEAANPINEITSSLKDNLFFIIIEITNNDLKYGKNTADWKLRLNRKEIMINLQSHSLFLSGEGFGMHNIQKRVEVVSGKIIQKQIQEKYQIEIYAPLIFTV
- a CDS encoding response regulator; this translates as MSYNIGVIEDNLPYREFLHQELTLQKIEINLRFWKSAEEFLSEKSLASLDILLLDINLPHMSGIDLLEELQKRKIVIKVIILSVIASEETIFKALKAGAVAYASKLDKKNIMEVIQIVLKEGAYISPTIAFKMIHYLQEPLKNSREDIQLTPKELQILKLITNGETAGEISETLDVTEATIRFHIRNIYKKLQVKNRVELLKKSERKGLI
- a CDS encoding FAD-binding protein, producing MIKELELRVLPEIAGIEEELKTRISTTLKIPKTEFHHIEVVNRSIDARQRTVMVNLKVRVYIGESFVEQPVSLPNYSNVKNAEEVIVVGSGPAGLFASLQLIELGLKPILLERGKSVENRIFDIRGIVSHSIVNEDSNYCFGEGGAGTYSDGKLYTRSKKKGNVRQVLEQLVAFGANKNILVEAHPHIGTNKLSGIIRNIRETILANGGEVFFNARVSDFILNGDQITGVITSDGRRFSSKKVILATGHSARDIFELLYSKGIEIQLKPLAMGVRVEHPQSLIDSIQYHCEVRSPYLPASSYSIVRQVNGRGVYSFCMCPGGVIAPCATSPGEIVTNGWSSSKRARPTANSGIVVELRPEDFTSLSKFGPLAAMEFQKRIEKKAWMEAGQTQKAPAQRLLDFINGTVSREIPKTSYNPGTSSVDLASVLPPLIHKALRAGFKEFGKAMKGYLTNEAVVLAPETRTSSPVTIPRDPVSLQHIRIKGLFPSGEGAGYAGGIISAAMDGIRCAQACVKA